One Deinococcus sp. LM3 genomic region harbors:
- a CDS encoding site-specific integrase: MTGKRKGKASDRQGDVTQLPSGRWRWRVRVTYPDGTTARPSGTVNTKREGHEAIARALQEAGEGKRPASRTLTVGEMVTEYMRSKRATWADRTAWNNEALYTRHIAPHLAPLKAAGVDARRLREYFELLSVARPGEEGTIRPPLGYSGQRQVHVLLHGAYAHAIADGLLRDNPAQYARPLSPSKGGAVKEAKVKHFEPEDLARFVTVALGDRFALPLAFLAYTGLRIGEALALTWGDVRRDDTGAPYVSVSKTRSEFEGKYYAGGPKTSAGVRRVYLSGDALGIVEDMRARVAVEARGIKYQGAGVEDTAPVFPSVDGRPMRQDSLRAVMRRTCEAAGVPVLSPHALRHSTGTFLISRGEDPVSVAAMLGHAQVSTTLNIYAHALPGKLRGLGYELSDLRGRGQGRAAPAGLEAPTVPDGGLLEVEGGTGEGKTRAGVSPVRRGAVRKGGPRRKA, encoded by the coding sequence ATGACGGGGAAGCGGAAGGGCAAGGCCAGTGACCGGCAGGGGGACGTTACGCAACTGCCGTCCGGGCGGTGGCGGTGGCGGGTCCGGGTGACGTACCCGGACGGGACAACGGCGCGGCCTAGCGGCACGGTGAACACGAAGAGGGAAGGGCACGAAGCGATAGCGCGCGCCCTGCAGGAAGCGGGCGAAGGGAAGCGGCCCGCGTCCCGGACCCTGACGGTCGGCGAGATGGTCACGGAGTACATGCGCTCGAAGCGGGCCACGTGGGCAGACCGCACGGCCTGGAATAACGAAGCGCTGTACACCCGGCACATAGCGCCCCATCTGGCCCCCCTGAAAGCGGCCGGGGTGGATGCCCGCCGGTTGCGTGAGTACTTCGAGCTGCTGAGCGTGGCGCGGCCCGGCGAAGAGGGAACGATACGGCCCCCCCTGGGGTACAGCGGTCAGAGACAGGTTCACGTCCTCTTGCACGGCGCCTATGCCCACGCTATCGCTGACGGCCTGCTGAGGGATAACCCGGCGCAGTACGCGCGGCCCCTGTCCCCCTCAAAGGGCGGCGCGGTGAAAGAGGCGAAGGTCAAGCACTTCGAGCCGGAAGACCTGGCGCGCTTCGTGACCGTGGCCCTGGGGGACCGTTTCGCCCTGCCCCTGGCCTTCCTGGCGTACACCGGCCTTCGGATCGGGGAAGCGCTGGCCCTGACGTGGGGGGACGTGCGGCGGGATGACACGGGCGCGCCTTACGTCAGTGTCTCGAAGACCCGCAGTGAGTTTGAGGGGAAGTACTACGCGGGCGGGCCGAAGACTTCGGCCGGCGTGCGGCGCGTGTACCTGTCCGGGGACGCCCTGGGGATCGTGGAAGACATGCGGGCGCGCGTGGCAGTCGAGGCGCGGGGAATCAAGTACCAGGGCGCGGGTGTGGAAGACACGGCCCCGGTGTTCCCGTCAGTGGACGGCCGGCCCATGCGTCAGGACTCGCTGCGCGCCGTGATGCGCCGGACGTGCGAGGCGGCGGGCGTGCCGGTCCTGTCCCCGCACGCGCTGCGCCACAGTACGGGAACGTTCCTGATCTCAAGGGGGGAAGACCCGGTGAGTGTCGCGGCCATGCTCGGACACGCGCAGGTGAGTACCACCCTGAACATTTACGCGCACGCCCTGCCCGGCAAGCTGCGCGGCCTGGGGTATGAGCTGTCAGACCTTCGGGGGCGGGGCCAGGGGCGGGCGGCGCCTGCAGGCCTGGAAGCGCCCACAGTGCCGGACGGGGGGCTGCTCGAGGTGGAAGGCGGGACCGGCGAAGGGAAGACGCGGGCGGGCGTGTCCCCGGTGCGCCGTGGGGCGGTCAGGAAGGGCGGGCCGCGCCGGAAGGCATAG